A region from the Desulfoglaeba alkanexedens ALDC genome encodes:
- a CDS encoding antibiotic biosynthesis monooxygenase family protein, whose product MIIIRITMETLPEKQKEVVQTILSLMASMERQAGCLSYALLCEIRDKNLLCVLEEWESREKLDTYLKSDVFGVLLGTKSLLRQAHSIQIHTVRKTEGMEAVLAVRATKDDNFRKGDRQ is encoded by the coding sequence ATGATCATCATTCGAATCACCATGGAGACGTTACCCGAAAAGCAAAAAGAGGTGGTGCAAACAATTCTCTCGTTGATGGCCTCCATGGAAAGACAGGCGGGTTGCCTCAGCTATGCGCTTTTATGCGAGATAAGGGACAAAAATCTGCTTTGCGTGCTCGAGGAATGGGAGAGCCGCGAGAAGCTGGACACTTATCTAAAGTCTGACGTCTTCGGTGTTTTGCTGGGAACAAAAAGTCTATTGCGCCAGGCACACAGCATCCAAATTCACACTGTCCGAAAAACCGAAGGGATGGAAGCTGTGCTCGCTGTACGTGCTACAAAAGACGATAATTTCAGAAAGGGGGATAGACAATGA
- a CDS encoding putative CRISPR-associated protein translates to MPRQILCTVGTSLLTNRDGRPWGGWNPRNRDPLPPDDEVDRWLQTADAAAASAETNTLARLELAETDILVLLHSDTPEGRFCAERLQSFYRAKVRVVALEQIGRLGYGAAQFTSGLKALVDAAIRRVHDAQERGIQTVVCATGGFKAEIAFLNLMGALLGIEVVYIHELHRELVRLPRMPLTWNADFVVQHSDFFQWIDDEPRKSAEVESWLKGRPELRPLVEDAEDGCTYLSAAGDLLYKVARERLSMGPRVLWPKADTRLPREKNHVSTVEHHRPAGWEQFVERLCDIPYVTSVRYDPQGSGSRVKVIDAVNGIIGVCYGGPQNALPLRVETTARGEEQTQLVADCLRRLK, encoded by the coding sequence ATGCCCCGCCAGATCCTTTGCACCGTAGGAACATCGCTTCTGACCAACCGTGACGGCCGTCCCTGGGGCGGCTGGAATCCGCGCAACCGCGACCCCCTGCCCCCCGACGATGAAGTGGACCGCTGGCTCCAAACAGCCGATGCGGCCGCGGCCAGCGCCGAGACCAACACCCTCGCCAGGCTCGAACTTGCCGAAACGGACATCCTCGTGTTGTTGCACTCCGATACCCCCGAGGGCCGTTTCTGCGCGGAGCGACTCCAGAGCTTCTATCGTGCCAAGGTCCGAGTTGTGGCGCTGGAACAAATCGGCAGGCTGGGGTATGGAGCCGCCCAGTTCACCTCGGGGCTCAAGGCCCTGGTCGATGCAGCGATCAGGAGAGTTCACGACGCCCAAGAACGCGGAATTCAAACGGTCGTTTGCGCCACCGGCGGGTTCAAGGCGGAAATCGCCTTTCTCAACCTGATGGGCGCTCTTCTTGGAATCGAAGTGGTCTATATCCACGAGCTACACCGGGAATTGGTCCGCCTGCCGCGGATGCCGCTCACCTGGAATGCGGACTTTGTCGTCCAACACAGCGATTTCTTCCAATGGATTGACGACGAACCGCGAAAGAGCGCCGAAGTCGAATCGTGGCTGAAAGGAAGGCCGGAACTCAGGCCGCTGGTGGAAGACGCCGAAGACGGATGTACCTACCTTTCGGCGGCCGGGGACCTTCTCTACAAGGTTGCCCGAGAGCGCCTTTCCATGGGGCCTCGCGTGCTCTGGCCCAAAGCGGACACCAGGCTGCCCCGGGAGAAAAACCACGTTTCGACCGTGGAACACCATCGACCCGCGGGATGGGAACAGTTCGTGGAAAGGCTTTGCGATATCCCCTATGTCACCTCGGTTCGATACGATCCCCAAGGTTCGGGATCGAGAGTGAAAGTGATCGATGCAGTAAACGGGATCATCGGAGTCTGCTATGGCGGCCCGCAAAATGCGCTGCCTCTTCGGGTAGAGACCACGGCCAGGGGCGAGGAGCAGACCCAGCTCGTCGCCGATTGCCTCAGGAGGCTGAAATAG
- a CDS encoding TIGR03986 family type III CRISPR-associated RAMP protein, which yields MALERGKLILSKKGKPQIEIGGKLFNPARGELSQSIWARLKELHGTEVEFEREGGQPKKIREVGSQFVPPATATAPTGHSKTFHQKGAGHQPTAGQPRTVKREFHNPYNFIPAPPRETNDPDLGDHEPATHDRFHSDRFTGRIRVTMEAITPLLVPDPNSCREDDNGHKTFALLLDSDGKPLLPSSSVRGMLRSAYEAVTNSRLGRFPRTNHGKRLAYRMEAREGLRLIPARIENGKIHLLTGTSEIGNNGSPSGPQYAAWLTRYSGNNKNTSRALTYSDGSLPQHGDKVECWVELVQHRSRKFKYWKVTKIDKIGANLGNPPAPSKPIRGWVCITNANIERKHDERVFFCEGTPPAGPFPVTDELREQWKQLIENYQEIHEEDLERRKKDSRRPDEYLGPKPGQTAWSRHVYTKKDRELQDGTLCYARLKNGNTGVEALFPVMITRELYPVAPWHLLDPSLRPASTMSELSPADRVFGWVMGDSDNQPRRPKNSRAFKGLLRIGPVTCDTSPDESVETFPGDGLPLAILAAPKPQQGRFYVAASPQGEAQRDGLSKIDAGYKPGKGLRGRKVFPHHSGLPANHWHSPLEDRTQRSNGPWQEYRRPIDNGREQRDDQNRSILGWIKQGARFSFDIHVTNLSKVELGALWFLLNLPERHYHRFGGGKPIGFGSVRLAGAECKLCTGLLLREWYRGWSDQGRSEEIPEDAMAAFKEALVRAYGRPRGKGSFEEISFIEAFLRACRGFDDALPIHYPRVTKQPHPQGESFKWFVANEKPGGRFALRDLVDDTGLPMLQDV from the coding sequence ATGGCACTCGAACGCGGGAAGCTCATTCTCAGCAAAAAAGGGAAACCCCAAATCGAAATAGGCGGGAAACTCTTTAATCCGGCCCGAGGCGAATTGAGCCAATCCATTTGGGCAAGATTGAAGGAGCTGCACGGCACGGAAGTGGAGTTCGAACGGGAAGGCGGACAGCCGAAAAAAATCCGCGAGGTGGGATCGCAGTTCGTGCCGCCGGCAACCGCGACGGCCCCTACTGGTCATTCAAAAACATTCCATCAAAAGGGAGCCGGGCATCAACCAACAGCCGGCCAACCGCGCACCGTGAAGCGAGAATTCCACAACCCATACAATTTCATCCCTGCACCGCCCCGCGAAACGAACGATCCGGACTTGGGCGACCATGAACCCGCGACACACGATCGATTTCACTCCGATCGTTTCACCGGCCGGATTCGCGTCACGATGGAAGCGATCACCCCACTTCTCGTCCCCGACCCCAACAGCTGCCGGGAAGACGACAACGGGCACAAGACCTTTGCCCTATTGCTCGACAGCGACGGCAAACCTCTCTTGCCCTCATCCAGCGTACGAGGAATGCTGCGCTCAGCCTACGAGGCCGTAACCAACTCGCGACTGGGCCGGTTCCCCCGAACAAATCATGGCAAGCGTCTCGCCTATCGAATGGAGGCAAGGGAGGGGCTCCGCTTGATCCCGGCGCGGATTGAAAACGGAAAAATCCATCTGCTCACCGGTACGTCTGAAATTGGGAATAATGGATCCCCTAGCGGACCCCAATATGCCGCCTGGCTCACCCGATACAGCGGCAACAATAAGAACACGAGCCGTGCGCTCACCTATTCTGACGGCTCTCTCCCTCAGCATGGCGACAAGGTGGAGTGTTGGGTGGAGCTTGTTCAGCACCGAAGTCGCAAGTTCAAGTATTGGAAGGTAACAAAGATAGACAAAATTGGTGCAAACTTGGGAAATCCACCGGCACCCTCAAAACCGATTCGCGGCTGGGTGTGCATCACCAACGCCAACATCGAACGCAAGCACGATGAAAGAGTCTTTTTCTGCGAAGGGACGCCTCCCGCCGGGCCGTTTCCCGTAACCGACGAGCTCCGAGAGCAATGGAAGCAGTTGATCGAAAATTACCAGGAAATACATGAAGAAGACCTGGAAAGGCGTAAAAAGGACAGCCGAAGGCCGGATGAATACCTCGGTCCGAAGCCGGGCCAGACCGCCTGGTCGCGCCATGTCTACACAAAAAAGGATCGCGAACTGCAAGACGGCACTCTGTGCTACGCCCGCCTGAAAAACGGGAACACCGGTGTGGAAGCGCTTTTTCCCGTCATGATCACTCGGGAGCTCTACCCTGTCGCTCCGTGGCATTTGTTGGACCCCTCGCTTCGACCCGCTTCGACGATGTCTGAACTCTCCCCTGCCGACCGCGTCTTCGGGTGGGTCATGGGGGATTCCGACAACCAGCCGCGGAGGCCGAAAAACTCCAGAGCGTTCAAGGGCCTCCTGCGTATCGGGCCGGTAACGTGTGACACATCCCCGGACGAATCCGTCGAAACGTTTCCGGGAGACGGGCTGCCTTTGGCTATTCTGGCCGCCCCCAAGCCTCAACAGGGGCGATTTTACGTTGCCGCCTCGCCCCAAGGCGAGGCTCAACGGGACGGGCTCTCCAAGATTGATGCCGGCTACAAGCCGGGCAAAGGCCTCCGCGGTCGCAAGGTCTTCCCGCACCACAGCGGACTCCCGGCCAACCACTGGCATTCCCCTTTGGAAGACAGGACCCAAAGGTCCAACGGACCTTGGCAGGAGTACCGCCGCCCCATAGATAACGGCCGGGAGCAGCGGGATGATCAAAACCGTTCCATTCTTGGCTGGATCAAACAGGGCGCACGATTCAGTTTCGACATTCATGTGACCAACCTGTCCAAAGTCGAATTGGGCGCTCTATGGTTTCTTCTGAACCTTCCGGAAAGACACTACCATCGCTTCGGCGGCGGCAAGCCCATTGGATTCGGGAGTGTGCGGTTGGCGGGGGCCGAATGCAAGTTATGTACGGGGCTACTTCTGCGTGAATGGTATCGTGGGTGGTCTGATCAAGGCAGGTCCGAAGAGATCCCTGAAGATGCGATGGCGGCCTTCAAAGAAGCGTTGGTTCGGGCCTACGGCCGGCCCAGGGGCAAAGGCTCTTTCGAAGAGATCTCGTTCATCGAGGCGTTTCTCAGGGCATGCAGAGGGTTCGATGACGCGCTGCCGATTCATTACCCCCGGGTTACAAAACAACCGCATCCCCAAGGTGAGTCTTTTAAGTGGTTTGTTGCCAATGAGAAGCCTGGTGGCCGCTTTGCTCTCCGTGATCTTGTTGACGACACGGGTTTGCCTATGCTCCAGGATGTCTGA
- the csx19 gene encoding type III-D CRISPR-associated protein Csx19, with product MNRLEGCTIEPLNPETCRAVLEWVAGGPTPAGFDRCLIWLLAHCRDGVTWGRRENSSWPLSATPFPDLCPAVSADNLLEMRLFGKREEIMIWRSEEEFLGRRLVDEPQQSEDSPLRPHDETRILSGDRLLEGPKDGFSRVKTAAGTQQAVPLECTESDFKDGWWPLRLSVRHYFEQEPHTGAVRVAASRLVHLFKEVR from the coding sequence ATGAACCGGCTTGAAGGATGCACCATCGAACCGCTGAATCCGGAAACCTGCCGGGCGGTTCTCGAGTGGGTTGCCGGCGGACCAACACCGGCCGGATTCGACCGTTGTCTGATCTGGCTGCTGGCTCATTGCCGGGACGGCGTGACCTGGGGGCGACGTGAGAATTCGTCCTGGCCGTTGTCCGCAACGCCGTTTCCGGACCTCTGCCCGGCCGTTTCCGCAGACAATCTCCTCGAGATGCGGCTCTTCGGGAAACGAGAGGAAATCATGATCTGGAGGAGTGAAGAAGAATTCCTGGGTCGTCGCCTGGTCGATGAGCCGCAACAAAGCGAGGACTCACCCCTTCGGCCCCATGACGAGACGCGCATCCTGTCGGGGGACCGTCTGCTGGAAGGTCCCAAGGACGGTTTTTCTCGTGTAAAGACAGCCGCAGGGACTCAACAGGCGGTTCCGCTGGAATGCACGGAAAGCGACTTCAAGGACGGATGGTGGCCGCTTCGGCTCAGCGTGCGGCATTACTTTGAACAGGAGCCGCATACCGGCGCAGTCCGCGTGGCCGCGAGTCGCCTTGTCCATCTTTTCAAGGAGGTGCGCTGA
- a CDS encoding RAMP superfamily CRISPR-associated protein, with protein MNAETSRLRDGGGVRSMAARWIVTGVMSLETAAHFGGEGDTAVDIAVLRDPKEGVPLLPGTSLAGALRGHLADVLGGYRSVEDEKVAVLFGAARSDDEGSQSPLVVFDSLGTLPEGTVSEIRDGVAIDSATGTAEVHKKFDFEVLPAGTCFPVRVELVVGNAKKVVEDPKKEARLVGLLVAALDGLTQGDIALGMRRSRGLGAVKAGRWKALRYDLTKPQDWLAWLTSDHQQPIGDHVQGHSSAAEAIRTACPSLKIEAFDDKRRRLLVDLEMEPAGDLLVRSPATEPEAPDVIHLCTAGKPVLPGTGLAGALRAQALRIARLVREGHGDGDCWVDRLFGPRLKGGNKDSEGGQAAASKLRLTESFLEDSDVRRQTRIAIDRFTGGVVSGALFEEQVQVGGKLKIRVELRDPSDPEIGLLLLLLKDLLSGNIPVGGTVAVGRGVLRGTARVRLPGETVYEIAQDLSVNKEARKVFDKKIAAFHEAETLKAEEARP; from the coding sequence ATGAATGCTGAAACGTCCCGATTGCGTGACGGCGGCGGCGTCCGTTCCATGGCGGCCCGGTGGATCGTCACGGGCGTGATGAGTCTGGAAACAGCCGCACATTTTGGCGGGGAAGGCGACACCGCCGTGGACATAGCGGTCTTGCGCGATCCCAAGGAAGGGGTGCCCCTGCTTCCCGGCACCTCGCTCGCCGGTGCCCTGCGCGGTCACCTTGCCGATGTTCTCGGCGGATACCGCTCCGTTGAAGATGAGAAAGTGGCGGTGCTTTTCGGGGCGGCCCGGAGCGATGACGAAGGTTCCCAAAGCCCTCTCGTTGTCTTTGATTCACTGGGCACCCTGCCTGAGGGGACCGTGTCTGAAATCCGCGACGGGGTGGCCATCGATTCGGCCACCGGAACGGCCGAAGTCCACAAAAAGTTCGACTTCGAGGTTCTGCCGGCGGGAACGTGTTTTCCTGTGCGGGTGGAGCTCGTTGTCGGGAATGCCAAAAAGGTTGTCGAGGATCCCAAAAAGGAAGCGCGGCTTGTCGGGCTGCTCGTCGCCGCACTGGACGGACTCACGCAAGGCGACATCGCCCTTGGGATGCGCCGCTCACGGGGTTTGGGGGCCGTCAAGGCCGGCCGCTGGAAGGCCCTCCGCTATGATCTCACCAAGCCCCAGGACTGGCTCGCGTGGCTGACATCAGACCACCAGCAACCAATTGGAGACCATGTGCAGGGTCACAGCTCGGCCGCCGAGGCGATCCGGACCGCCTGTCCGTCTCTGAAGATTGAGGCGTTCGACGACAAGCGCCGGCGCCTGCTCGTAGATCTCGAGATGGAACCGGCGGGTGACCTTCTGGTCCGAAGCCCCGCAACCGAGCCCGAGGCGCCCGATGTGATTCACCTTTGCACTGCGGGAAAGCCGGTGCTTCCGGGCACAGGCCTCGCGGGGGCGCTGCGCGCCCAGGCCCTTCGGATCGCCCGTCTCGTCCGGGAAGGCCACGGCGATGGGGATTGCTGGGTTGACCGCCTTTTCGGACCGCGACTGAAAGGGGGAAACAAGGATTCCGAGGGCGGGCAAGCCGCGGCCTCGAAGCTGCGGCTGACCGAATCGTTTCTCGAAGACAGCGATGTGCGGCGGCAAACGCGGATCGCCATCGACCGATTCACCGGAGGGGTCGTTTCCGGGGCGCTTTTTGAAGAGCAGGTGCAGGTGGGTGGCAAACTCAAGATCCGCGTGGAGCTGCGCGATCCGAGCGACCCCGAAATCGGCTTACTGCTGCTTCTGCTCAAGGACCTGCTTTCGGGAAACATCCCGGTGGGTGGGACGGTGGCGGTGGGCCGGGGAGTGCTCCGGGGAACGGCCCGGGTTCGGCTCCCGGGTGAAACGGTATACGAAATCGCACAGGACTTATCGGTAAACAAAGAAGCCCGTAAGGTCTTCGATAAGAAGATCGCGGCCTTTCATGAGGCTGAGACGTTGAAAGCGGAGGAGGCACGACCATGA
- a CDS encoding RAMP superfamily CRISPR-associated protein produces MTGCRYFPYTLTLKSPAVITALGGDPNSSSTLAYIPGAAVRGAVAKALGDPGADTAGQKEFQELIFGGKVRYLNAYPSLDGLRSLPVPLSLRRKKNDAPADRRVYAVDLAAFDGRPAPGKEPNECWPEEQLAPLKQGFLTIGAAQPVLLQPKMNARIHHQRDREKGRAWKDRVGTTHGAIFAFESLDAGQSFQGLIQVRGGTDKELERTVRLLKALLGDTILVGRSRRAGYGGMAALQWGEGRTREVDGVGRDGLRPVGADIPRGIRFRLLLTSACIARNANTGQIDPAALPDLIKGRFCGRAKLLRTRWSFTPIGGFNRKWRLELPQTLAVSAGSVFLLEANQDIPVGQLYAVENEGLGERREEGYGRVLFLDAPLPSISLQEHEEAASFPAVDGQPPPLVSDIEKRIVWGRIARKIEEKVAAITLSARNLPANSLIGRLRTPLRGNPEEAIGTLKRWLRDGSETECLKKPAMDQLESCRMDGHQNLADWMLKATEPDRVLSWLDADVLAQRGHIVSEQSAKQSLEKRSVEISVKLIDAVLAALAVRNKTEEAGDEC; encoded by the coding sequence ATGACGGGCTGCCGTTATTTTCCCTATACCTTGACGCTGAAATCTCCGGCGGTCATCACCGCCTTGGGGGGTGATCCCAACAGCTCATCGACCCTCGCCTACATCCCCGGAGCCGCTGTGCGCGGGGCCGTGGCCAAGGCCCTGGGCGATCCCGGCGCGGACACAGCCGGGCAGAAAGAATTCCAGGAGCTCATCTTCGGTGGAAAGGTCCGTTATCTCAATGCCTACCCTTCTCTGGACGGCCTCAGGTCTCTCCCCGTTCCGCTATCCTTGCGGCGGAAAAAGAATGATGCGCCAGCCGACCGCCGGGTGTATGCCGTCGATCTTGCCGCCTTTGACGGGCGTCCCGCGCCGGGCAAGGAACCCAATGAATGCTGGCCGGAAGAACAATTGGCGCCGCTCAAGCAAGGATTTCTGACCATCGGCGCCGCCCAACCGGTGCTCCTCCAGCCGAAGATGAACGCCCGCATCCATCACCAGCGCGACCGCGAAAAAGGCCGGGCGTGGAAAGATCGGGTTGGAACCACCCACGGAGCGATCTTCGCCTTCGAGTCCCTGGATGCCGGGCAATCTTTCCAAGGCCTGATCCAAGTGCGCGGCGGAACCGACAAAGAACTGGAGCGGACTGTACGCCTTCTCAAGGCTCTCCTCGGAGACACGATCCTCGTGGGCCGTTCCCGAAGAGCGGGATACGGCGGCATGGCGGCGCTTCAGTGGGGAGAAGGCCGAACCCGCGAGGTCGACGGCGTGGGAAGGGATGGATTGCGGCCTGTAGGCGCCGATATCCCGCGGGGCATCAGGTTCCGCCTGCTTCTCACTTCGGCTTGCATCGCGCGCAATGCGAACACCGGGCAAATCGACCCGGCCGCATTGCCGGATTTGATCAAGGGGCGATTCTGCGGCCGGGCCAAGCTGCTTCGAACACGCTGGTCCTTCACGCCCATCGGAGGCTTCAACCGCAAATGGCGCCTCGAACTGCCGCAAACCCTGGCCGTGTCCGCCGGGTCGGTGTTTTTGCTCGAGGCTAATCAAGACATCCCCGTCGGTCAGCTCTACGCCGTCGAAAACGAGGGATTGGGCGAACGAAGGGAAGAAGGCTACGGACGGGTCCTGTTTCTCGATGCACCGCTTCCCTCCATCTCCTTGCAGGAACACGAAGAAGCGGCTTCTTTCCCGGCGGTCGATGGTCAACCGCCGCCGCTCGTTTCGGACATCGAAAAGAGAATCGTTTGGGGGCGGATCGCAAGAAAGATCGAAGAGAAGGTAGCGGCCATCACCTTGTCCGCCCGAAACCTCCCGGCCAACAGCCTGATCGGCCGGTTGCGGACTCCCCTGCGCGGTAATCCCGAGGAGGCGATCGGCACCTTGAAGCGGTGGCTGAGGGACGGAAGCGAGACGGAGTGCCTGAAGAAACCCGCTATGGATCAATTGGAAAGCTGCCGGATGGACGGCCATCAAAACCTGGCCGACTGGATGCTTAAGGCGACCGAGCCCGACAGGGTCCTTTCGTGGCTCGATGCGGATGTTCTGGCTCAGCGCGGCCACATCGTTTCGGAACAATCGGCGAAGCAGAGCCTGGAGAAAAGATCCGTGGAAATCTCGGTCAAACTTATCGACGCGGTCTTGGCCGCGCTGGCCGTCCGCAACAAAACAGAGGAGGCCGGTGATGAATGCTGA
- a CDS encoding RAMP superfamily protein: protein MCQNPFIQIELLSDTTFSRGEGTAGLVDVEVEHDAWGLPFLGGKAVRGLLRDSWLSMQEGFPELAPSAVRLFGPEGDCNESSMLHIGDAVVDEETRRWIQAAQTRTNDPVSPAAVLEALTDIRRQTSEMRQTGAPAETTLRAVRVIVRGLILCAPLRWLADPTPQDVRCLCLALLATRHAGLTRNRGRGHVRMTLDGDPEKTRKAAKGGSV from the coding sequence GTGTGCCAGAATCCGTTCATTCAAATCGAACTCCTCTCCGACACGACCTTCAGCCGGGGTGAAGGGACCGCGGGCCTGGTGGACGTGGAAGTCGAGCACGATGCGTGGGGCCTTCCGTTTTTGGGCGGAAAGGCCGTCCGCGGGCTCCTGCGGGATTCCTGGCTTTCCATGCAGGAAGGTTTCCCCGAACTGGCGCCATCGGCTGTGCGCCTGTTCGGCCCCGAAGGCGATTGTAACGAGTCCTCCATGTTGCACATCGGCGACGCCGTGGTCGATGAAGAAACCCGCCGCTGGATCCAAGCGGCGCAAACCCGGACAAACGATCCCGTTTCCCCGGCGGCTGTTCTGGAGGCCTTGACCGATATCCGGCGCCAGACCTCGGAGATGCGGCAAACGGGTGCACCGGCCGAGACCACCCTGCGGGCGGTCCGGGTGATCGTCCGTGGTTTGATCCTGTGTGCGCCCCTCCGTTGGTTGGCAGATCCGACCCCGCAGGATGTGCGGTGCCTGTGCTTGGCGCTTCTCGCCACCCGGCATGCGGGACTGACCCGCAACCGCGGCCGCGGGCATGTCCGCATGACCCTCGATGGAGATCCGGAGAAAACCCGGAAGGCGGCGAAAGGAGGATCGGTATGA
- a CDS encoding Card1-like endonuclease domain-containing protein — MAYGEMACKRLLLLVGSNPLPNYITALILKPQSISLFYSPETEEVMKYLCKALEVALSGAHLDATCIEDATSAAKVRNAFPKNLHDFHFHYTGGTKIMAAHARMAFRDAGGKDEQASYLDERKGVLRFDNGYGLDLAKQQLGLTLDDVLRLRGIKPLSGSQPQADDPWQDDAARIARAVLEDSSLAQSLYHLHRDRETNKRLPFIKAKANAVKVDELVPGGLSIQRIPEEHWKRQTYYDWLRFLGGGWLETWCGTLVRQIVDGDEIAVGLDCKLANGRQCEVDVALVRGHRLYMISCTTDSKIGLCKSKLFEAAMRARQLGGDLARSALVCLLHGSDLKGAFVDQLRNDVADVWDAPNTPQVFGLDDLKEWAGIGSPPALNSLRTWLES; from the coding sequence ATGGCTTATGGAGAAATGGCCTGTAAACGGCTTTTGCTTCTTGTCGGATCCAACCCCTTGCCCAATTACATCACGGCTCTCATCCTGAAACCTCAATCGATTTCTCTCTTCTACAGCCCGGAAACAGAAGAAGTGATGAAGTACCTTTGCAAAGCGCTGGAGGTTGCCCTTTCGGGTGCACACCTTGATGCCACATGCATCGAAGATGCGACCAGTGCGGCCAAGGTCAGGAACGCCTTCCCCAAAAATCTCCATGATTTTCACTTTCACTACACGGGCGGCACCAAAATCATGGCGGCTCATGCTCGGATGGCTTTCCGGGACGCCGGCGGCAAGGATGAACAGGCTTCTTATCTGGATGAGCGAAAAGGGGTACTGCGTTTTGACAATGGCTATGGACTCGATTTGGCAAAACAACAGCTTGGATTGACCCTGGACGACGTTCTTCGCTTGCGCGGGATCAAGCCGCTCAGCGGAAGTCAACCACAGGCGGATGACCCCTGGCAGGATGATGCTGCAAGGATCGCCCGAGCCGTTTTGGAGGACTCAAGTCTCGCACAAAGCCTCTATCACCTCCATCGGGACAGAGAGACGAATAAACGGCTGCCGTTTATAAAAGCAAAAGCCAATGCCGTAAAAGTTGATGAGTTGGTACCCGGTGGCCTGAGTATTCAGCGGATCCCGGAAGAACATTGGAAAAGGCAAACCTACTATGATTGGTTGCGTTTTCTGGGGGGCGGATGGCTGGAGACCTGGTGCGGCACCCTGGTGCGTCAGATTGTCGATGGAGACGAAATTGCCGTCGGCCTTGATTGTAAGCTGGCCAACGGGAGGCAGTGCGAAGTCGATGTGGCGCTCGTCCGAGGCCACCGGCTCTACATGATCTCCTGCACCACGGACAGCAAGATCGGCCTCTGCAAGTCGAAGCTTTTCGAGGCGGCCATGCGGGCGCGTCAGTTGGGTGGGGATCTGGCCCGCTCCGCCCTGGTCTGTCTCCTTCATGGCAGCGATCTCAAGGGCGCTTTTGTCGATCAGCTGCGAAACGACGTGGCTGACGTGTGGGACGCGCCCAACACGCCGCAGGTTTTCGGTCTCGACGACCTGAAGGAATGGGCGGGAATCGGCAGCCCGCCCGCATTGAACTCACTCAGAACCTGGCTCGAATCATAA
- the cas2 gene encoding CRISPR-associated endonuclease Cas2 yields the protein MFYVVAFDISDDRTRYRAVKVLKAFGYRVQKSVFECPDLTEKRFLRLKDRLEALIDFTTDSVRYYRQCRACLDDCEVSGLGELPEVKDYKVV from the coding sequence ATGTTTTACGTCGTGGCCTTCGATATCAGCGACGACCGTACCCGCTATCGAGCCGTGAAGGTTTTGAAGGCTTTCGGCTACCGGGTTCAGAAGTCGGTCTTCGAATGTCCCGACCTTACGGAGAAGCGGTTTCTGAGGCTGAAAGATCGGCTGGAAGCGCTGATCGATTTCACGACGGACAGTGTCCGCTACTACCGGCAATGCCGGGCATGCCTCGATGATTGTGAGGTTTCCGGGCTGGGTGAACTGCCGGAAGTTAAGGATTATAAAGTGGTATGA
- the cas1 gene encoding CRISPR-associated endonuclease Cas1 yields MERTYVLEPGAYLRKAGDHLAVTKAGALIAEIPLEGLRQLTLVGAASLSGAVLDVLIQRRIETVLLTPRGRFRARLMVDEHKHVERRRAQYLRLSDPDFVLRTAKAVVAGKLRNAARFLSLRAKAYGDGELGRTAARLKGLSESVASQSDLDLVRGMEGIGGNLYFQVFARLIRVPGFRFEGRNRRPPKDPINALLSFVYTLLTLEVLTAVKVVGLDPYLGALHAVEYGRPSLPCDLVEEWRSFLGDRLVLGLVNRRVIGPDDFVYRKVACIDGVDEEDLKQRRPVEMKPKIARAFLEAYERWMTTRVTLPDTGIGTDYRGLIRHQVWNFCRCLTGERDAYEPFMWSKVT; encoded by the coding sequence ATGGAACGGACCTATGTGCTTGAACCCGGCGCCTATCTGCGCAAGGCAGGAGATCACCTTGCGGTGACCAAGGCCGGAGCGCTGATTGCCGAAATCCCGCTGGAAGGCCTCCGGCAGCTCACCCTTGTGGGCGCGGCCTCGCTGAGCGGCGCGGTGCTCGACGTTCTCATCCAGCGCCGGATCGAAACGGTGCTTCTCACTCCCCGAGGCCGCTTCCGGGCGCGCCTCATGGTGGACGAACACAAACATGTGGAACGACGCAGAGCGCAGTACCTTCGGCTGAGCGATCCGGATTTTGTGCTGCGGACCGCAAAGGCCGTGGTGGCTGGAAAGCTTCGAAACGCCGCGCGTTTTCTTTCGCTTCGAGCGAAGGCGTACGGGGACGGGGAACTGGGGCGCACCGCGGCCCGCCTGAAGGGGCTTTCGGAAAGCGTCGCTTCTCAGTCGGATCTGGATCTGGTGCGCGGGATGGAAGGGATCGGCGGCAACCTGTACTTCCAGGTCTTCGCCCGGCTCATCCGCGTGCCGGGCTTTCGGTTTGAAGGCCGAAACCGCCGGCCGCCGAAAGACCCCATCAACGCGCTGCTTTCCTTTGTGTATACGCTTCTTACCTTGGAGGTCCTCACTGCCGTGAAGGTGGTGGGGCTGGATCCGTACCTTGGAGCGCTCCATGCGGTGGAATACGGGCGCCCGTCGCTTCCGTGCGACTTGGTGGAGGAATGGCGGAGCTTCCTTGGGGACCGGCTGGTCTTGGGACTTGTCAATCGCCGCGTCATAGGGCCCGACGACTTCGTGTATCGCAAAGTGGCCTGCATCGACGGTGTGGACGAGGAGGATCTCAAACAGCGACGGCCGGTGGAAATGAAGCCGAAGATAGCACGCGCGTTTTTGGAAGCCTACGAGCGTTGGATGACCACCCGGGTGACCCTTCCCGATACGGGTATCGGAACCGATTACCGGGGGCTCATCCGTCACCAGGTCTGGAATTTCTGCCGGTGCCTCACCGGTGAACGGGACGCCTATGAACCCTTCATGTGGTCCAAAGTGACCTGA